A window from Moritella yayanosii encodes these proteins:
- a CDS encoding ABC transporter permease, with product MGSNMTTALARNSKNAFLWTLIFKALWQRKQRVLVVIGALIVGAATVFALTSMYFDINAKMSHELRTYGANFFVRSAAINQHDGLDIALFDRVLALADDDLIVGASPYLFGRVRTSLREVVLVGTHFSVLPKISPYWQVEGAWVSVDFDERNAMIGSRLAKQLDVVTGSTVTIVHDQKNINLRIKGVIESGDASDNYLFVNLSLAQKLLNKPDKFQHILMSLVNESTRVEAFAGRINRELPQLSASAIRKISASEGQVLDKIKGLMAFIALMIFALTTLCVNTTLTAMIAERSREFALQKSLGARTREIIMQITIETLLITSIAVVLGCVLGYVLAQVLGQTVFSSSISFRFSACMVTVVASLVSALIAAIIPAKKATNVQVAILLKGE from the coding sequence ATGGGCAGTAATATGACCACTGCGTTGGCAAGAAATAGCAAAAACGCATTTTTGTGGACGCTTATTTTTAAGGCCTTATGGCAACGTAAGCAACGTGTGCTGGTGGTGATTGGCGCGCTTATCGTGGGCGCGGCCACGGTGTTTGCGCTGACCTCCATGTATTTTGATATTAACGCCAAAATGAGTCATGAGTTAAGAACCTATGGTGCGAACTTCTTTGTCAGAAGTGCCGCCATAAATCAGCATGACGGGTTAGATATTGCATTGTTTGATCGGGTGCTGGCACTGGCCGATGATGATTTGATCGTTGGGGCCAGTCCCTATTTATTTGGTCGGGTAAGAACCTCACTGCGAGAAGTAGTGTTGGTGGGAACGCATTTCAGCGTATTACCAAAGATCAGTCCCTACTGGCAAGTCGAGGGGGCATGGGTCTCGGTAGATTTTGATGAGCGCAATGCCATGATTGGTAGCCGCCTGGCTAAACAATTAGACGTGGTTACTGGCAGTACAGTGACCATTGTGCACGATCAAAAAAACATTAATCTGCGCATCAAAGGCGTTATCGAGTCGGGCGATGCCAGTGATAACTATTTATTTGTTAATTTATCGCTGGCCCAAAAATTATTGAATAAGCCGGATAAGTTCCAGCATATATTAATGAGCTTAGTCAATGAATCGACCCGGGTGGAGGCATTTGCCGGGCGTATAAATCGTGAACTGCCGCAATTAAGTGCCAGTGCGATCCGCAAGATATCGGCGTCAGAAGGCCAGGTGCTGGACAAAATTAAGGGCTTGATGGCATTTATTGCCCTGATGATCTTTGCGCTGACCACCTTATGTGTGAATACCACGCTAACCGCCATGATCGCGGAGCGTTCGCGCGAATTTGCCCTGCAAAAATCCCTCGGCGCCCGCACCCGAGAAATTATTATGCAAATTACGATTGAAACATTGTTAATCACCTCGATTGCGGTGGTGCTGGGTTGTGTGCTGGGTTATGTGTTAGCGCAGGTGTTAGGACAAACGGTGTTTTCATCCAGTATCAGTTTCAGGTTTAGTGCCTGTATGGTCACGGTTGTGGCCTCACTGGTATCGGCATTGATCGCGGCGATTATTCCTGCGAAAAAGGCCACTAATGTTCAAGTCGCTATTTTGTTAAAAGGAGAATAA
- a CDS encoding ABC transporter ATP-binding protein, producing the protein MSKRFGNITALDNLNIQIKRGEFVAFMGASGSGKTTLLNILTCLDVPTEGQVILDGVDAGSLDEDSQRQFRANKVGLIFQQFHLIPYLNVLENIMLAQHYHSVVDEVAAREVLDRVGMSHRVTHLPKQLSGGEQQRVCIARALVNEPPIIFADEPTGNLDEENERLVLALLKDLNRAGRTIIMVTHNPDLGRQTDRIITLQHGRIIKEEQICA; encoded by the coding sequence ATGAGCAAGAGATTTGGTAATATTACCGCATTAGATAATTTGAATATTCAAATAAAACGAGGCGAATTTGTTGCATTTATGGGGGCATCCGGCTCGGGAAAAACCACCTTACTGAATATTTTAACCTGTCTGGATGTGCCGACCGAAGGGCAGGTGATCCTCGATGGGGTGGATGCGGGCAGCCTGGACGAAGACAGTCAGCGCCAATTTAGAGCCAACAAGGTCGGGCTAATCTTCCAGCAATTTCATTTGATCCCGTACTTAAACGTGCTTGAAAACATTATGCTGGCTCAGCATTATCACAGTGTGGTTGATGAAGTAGCCGCACGCGAGGTGCTTGACCGTGTCGGAATGTCACATCGCGTCACGCATTTACCCAAGCAGTTGTCGGGTGGTGAGCAGCAGCGGGTGTGTATTGCTCGCGCGTTGGTGAATGAACCGCCCATTATTTTTGCGGATGAACCCACCGGTAATCTCGATGAAGAAAATGAGCGATTAGTCTTAGCGCTACTCAAGGATTTAAATCGCGCCGGGCGCACCATTATTATGGTGACGCATAATCCGGATCTTGGACGGCAGACTGACCGGATCATTACCCTTCAGCATGGCCGGATCATCAAGGAGGAACAGATCTGTGCGTAA
- a CDS encoding TlpA family protein disulfide reductase: MRNLIQAMLLAGMVLLSGCVEEVVTMDQPAPSLAAVALDGESVAWGDYANTVKYLVFWSSSCGACMDAMPVLEALAIENPDTLIIIAINIDTDLDSLAELVKQTKLTFPVLQDQLGITQERYRVIGTPTAFVIDKEGIVRDAFQGMMSHRALRQFIRSTINKYS; encoded by the coding sequence GTGCGTAACCTTATTCAAGCTATGTTACTTGCTGGCATGGTGCTGTTATCCGGTTGTGTGGAAGAGGTGGTGACGATGGACCAGCCGGCTCCTTCTCTGGCAGCGGTGGCCTTGGACGGAGAATCGGTGGCATGGGGTGATTATGCCAACACAGTAAAATATCTGGTGTTCTGGTCGAGTAGCTGCGGTGCCTGTATGGATGCGATGCCTGTTCTAGAGGCTCTGGCAATAGAAAATCCAGACACATTAATCATTATTGCGATTAATATAGATACGGATTTAGATAGTTTAGCTGAGCTTGTTAAACAAACAAAACTGACTTTCCCGGTGCTGCAGGATCAGCTGGGGATCACGCAGGAACGTTACCGGGTGATAGGGACTCCGACTGCATTTGTGATAGATAAAGAGGGCATAGTCAGAGATGCCTTTCAGGGCATGATGAGTCATCGTGCGTTACGGCAATTTATCCGTAGCACAATCAACAAGTATTCGTAA
- a CDS encoding nitrous oxide reductase accessory protein NosL — translation MFVYKYPHWAIWLQVGEKVHYFDGVKDMIKFYLAPNKYGYDYKPSDYTHVVVLDYFTQESIDATHAFYVVGSNVNGPMGLNISPLKINKMLTRFLLTIAAMGCFCFAIYEYRDKWCCYAAYRCAAIAVAGESVGAYCVLDPVWLYSLCRAQFTSATRE, via the coding sequence ATGTTTGTCTATAAATATCCGCATTGGGCGATCTGGCTGCAAGTGGGTGAAAAAGTGCATTATTTTGATGGTGTCAAAGACATGATCAAATTCTATTTAGCCCCGAATAAATACGGCTATGATTATAAACCCAGTGACTATACACACGTGGTCGTGCTCGATTACTTTACCCAAGAGAGCATTGATGCCACGCACGCTTTTTATGTGGTGGGGTCGAATGTAAACGGACCGATGGGGCTGAATATATCGCCTTTGAAAATAAACAAGATGCTTACACGTTTTCTGTTGACCATCGCGGCAATGGGGTGTTTTTGTTTTGCTATTTATGAGTATAGGGATAAGTGGTGTTGTTATGCGGCGTACAGATGCGCCGCTATTGCAGTTGCCGGCGAATCTGTCGGCGCATATTGCGTTCTCGACCCAGTATGGCTTTATTCGCTATGCAGAGCCCAGTTTACATCAGCAACCCGCGAATAA
- a CDS encoding ABC transporter permease → MLKRNPSKNTLVFAYYLLFVFIIASVIFTASSLQYTFLQGIKNQDDIIVSVEQAGRHSVINESQVEQIELISGIKKVTRRVYGFYDAYLGGNKISINGIDFVDAALLANITPLVDEQVKALFERQYYQDKFVFENKAGVFTKVALYRTFKPGLELFLNDTVIVDVGLAQSLLGYAENQYTDVTLIVPNPYEIDNIIEKLALLGLEGRTKNRIISDGLDLFEYQGRLFLSLYLMAFLGFMMVFYIQACSQGGAEKKQIGILRAIGWSISDIIVWRLLTALIISVSAFSLGLLLAYLYVFLVPGNLCLAIFIGGDNLSNNFVLLPHIEIANIALLCLVTIIPFIASTLYPAWKVAVSSPSEAIK, encoded by the coding sequence ATGTTGAAACGTAATCCGAGTAAAAACACTTTAGTTTTTGCTTATTATTTACTGTTTGTGTTTATTATTGCATCGGTGATCTTTACTGCCAGTTCTTTGCAATATACGTTTTTGCAGGGTATTAAGAATCAAGATGATATTATTGTCAGTGTTGAACAAGCAGGTAGACATAGTGTCATCAATGAGTCACAAGTAGAACAAATTGAATTAATCTCGGGGATAAAAAAAGTCACCAGACGTGTTTATGGTTTTTACGATGCCTATTTAGGCGGCAATAAAATTAGTATTAACGGCATTGATTTTGTTGATGCTGCTCTGCTCGCTAATATTACCCCGTTGGTGGACGAACAGGTAAAGGCTTTATTTGAGCGTCAGTATTACCAGGATAAATTTGTGTTTGAAAATAAGGCCGGGGTATTTACCAAGGTTGCACTCTATCGTACCTTCAAACCCGGTCTTGAGCTGTTTCTCAATGACACGGTGATCGTCGATGTGGGGTTGGCACAATCCTTACTGGGTTATGCTGAAAATCAATATACCGATGTCACCCTCATTGTGCCCAACCCTTACGAAATAGACAATATCATTGAAAAATTGGCCTTGTTAGGTTTGGAAGGACGGACCAAAAACCGCATTATCTCTGATGGTCTCGATCTTTTTGAATACCAGGGCAGACTGTTTTTGAGCTTGTACCTGATGGCGTTTCTTGGTTTTATGATGGTTTTTTATATTCAAGCCTGCTCACAGGGCGGCGCCGAAAAAAAACAGATCGGTATTTTAAGGGCGATAGGCTGGTCAATATCCGATATTATTGTGTGGCGCTTACTGACCGCATTGATTATTTCGGTTTCGGCATTCAGTCTTGGTTTGTTGCTGGCGTATCTGTATGTATTTTTGGTGCCCGGTAATCTTTGTTTGGCTATTTTTATCGGCGGTGACAATTTAAGTAATAATTTTGTGTTATTGCCGCACATTGAGATAGCAAATATCGCCTTACTTTGTTTGGTTACCATTATCCCGTTTATTGCCAGTACCTTATATCCGGCATGGAAGGTCGCGGTCAGTTCCCCGAGTGAGGCGATTAAATGA
- a CDS encoding ABC transporter ATP-binding protein, with protein MIQLEHVMFAPANNQNSAPILDNISLTIKAGETCILSGASGSGKSTLLAIIGGLTRPCSGLVLINQAAISKMPDYHASRLRQQTIGFIFQQFNLFDELTVLENIRTALVPVKDTTGAEQRINRYLELVSLSHKKNAFGKDLSGGEKQRCAIVRSLVNSPTLLLADEPTANLDRANSILIIELLQWLSKQGVTLLIATHDPLFASLMPDATVLHIEQGKLR; from the coding sequence ATGATCCAGTTAGAACACGTCATGTTTGCTCCCGCTAATAACCAAAATTCAGCGCCGATCCTGGATAATATCAGTTTAACCATTAAGGCGGGTGAAACCTGTATTCTGTCCGGTGCCAGCGGCAGCGGAAAAAGTACCCTGCTGGCCATTATCGGCGGATTAACCCGCCCTTGCTCGGGACTGGTATTGATCAATCAAGCCGCCATTTCCAAGATGCCGGATTATCATGCTTCCAGGTTAAGACAGCAGACCATAGGTTTTATTTTTCAACAGTTTAATTTATTTGATGAGTTGACGGTGTTGGAAAATATTCGTACGGCATTGGTTCCGGTTAAAGATACCACTGGCGCGGAGCAACGGATCAATCGGTATTTAGAGCTGGTGTCACTTAGCCATAAAAAAAATGCGTTCGGTAAAGATTTATCCGGTGGTGAAAAGCAGCGTTGCGCCATTGTGCGGTCGTTAGTGAACTCGCCAACCTTGTTGTTGGCCGACGAGCCGACGGCTAATCTTGATCGCGCTAATTCGATTCTTATTATCGAGCTACTACAATGGTTAAGTAAGCAGGGGGTGACACTGCTTATTGCAACGCACGATCCCTTGTTTGCAAGCCTGATGCCAGACGCGACGGTGCTGCATATTGAACAGGGTAAATTGCGTTGA